Proteins encoded together in one Etheostoma cragini isolate CJK2018 chromosome 11, CSU_Ecrag_1.0, whole genome shotgun sequence window:
- the LOC117952863 gene encoding matrix-remodeling-associated protein 5-like isoform X2, with amino-acid sequence MKCPSSPQCPICSSPNSLQGQGLLDQNDLPCSLPVIPSPGRDTPLETELSEIQSSISFREPLGTASLSLSDQQGGSVDLGCNITYSSEFQDIAHPPDLSLSSSSPLPLALSLSLECPVETQSYEKLWRILAYYSETAVHLEREIMLSKAPALAYRYRQAAETDGYYHTGVKASVKARPQWLLQPAISLQLNRAQSNGHRVQLIYSTRVSAHPDPASHSSTSSLASHPWVLISTNHTTTALATIAGSKVELSCPLLSSGNPKVQWILPDGSKLMSPSSSLDGRLRASAFGLLLHKVQLSDAGIYYCIARAGRDVNVLPLCLAVEESSVPLSGEQVGPPVTGNIGETVSLNCNASGSPAPHINWLLPDGNIVWRGLAVSGGLTMQSNGSLSLPNPSLRDAGHYRCIAINQFGSVSLSIQLELNSQHPPPLRTSFPRGPQSAAGRSTKIRAPLLLEEGSGNEEEEEGEIRFLDNRKRPRPLRPPSNRRYPIQKPRKRGPMRKGPLRKGGGPVLSTDQRRNRFEYRHRVTTNKQRIDPHKWADLLAKIRQKTVHTNNSHNIAVGKPTAEQVGGVKGSDTGGHEGNDDTKTGGAEGAGVEAETEGSSVDDTDLQEEGLQPIPAVHTEMQTHTEMKTEIETDTQIKTETSTETQTDIENETETHLQTEKAYSQIETVTNPQTQKEQVTSMPISGTNEIVLEPGEGDEQEANTNSSRTRPPNTWQGLFPNLVPNSQPQSPWNSRRKIGQRRRIINRPRGRPLTPPPPLPDPMSTRLQTATPDTNTHQKNMLLVSSTTTSSAILLIETDRIRTASSHVTLNLLSPAVSNAHDISSSKSAPPSLTSSSSSLTSISPSYTKVHIDMGTQSATIQETAESTIFNTPTPAPTHSDTAITQTNVPHTDARTHTHNVQTHKNTHTALGKHNDKPPSKHSEELERKLSGVPYVSTSLLPIPSSIVSTTVPSVATTTTAGSMSMYISKASEDTLLTTTGSTPMTTSPTMTTATPNIIPTFSTTRSTTTTLTSTTRTTPILKTTTPTITSSTSSSPTTFTTTTSSNTISLKSILTTPNPTTTATATTTMATKTTTPTCSTRMAILAKTSTTTTRAATTSASSTTTTTMTSTSTTASSRERPSVVQVDPRGRPVSGGPNQSRSKDWKNPGTNSIPDSHSRRPHWPPTPLLPAAPGVPVVKSRPRIADPHIRTVLFPAESTARLACEAQGEPNPTITWTKVATGAVMSIQSRAQRFEVLQNGTLVIQNVQLQDRGTYICSAHNFLGRDRLLTTLDVWTRPPRMQLASYREATIHQGGDVHLECLADGVPKPLVSWVLPDRSVLTSTAPSTSHITMDTNGTLHMSVTLPRDRGVYRCVASNSAGAASASVRVHVSSLPPVIQQPREEHLLLSPGRPVYAHCSARGAPPPTLRWRIPDGTLVRPSQFLHGNLFVLPNGTLHIRGVGPKDLGNYECTASNAVGADKRTVRVEIEGGAQGEQQQGGARNEEAKAITTVKTPSSSFYKDRSLSIPKHPSNIFNSTRLSPSSPLDRARSLSMSPSSSRSSFYPHQTNSSYSPPKVNKTVTAPPTHLTSINKTKLSSVSPPSTVPKDNTQVLPGIINNTGVTSSPSDKSKASAALRPRPASPFSKAHIVSVSPSITTVQYGGGLQLHCSVTGYPSPIIIWRTPNRKLVDMHFSFDRRLKVHPNGTLSVQAVTEKDAGDYLCIARNKVSDDYRLLRVSVVTKPAKIEPKQPLNQMVSFGKPLKVDCLASGLPDPAVRWSLPDGTMVNSVLQGEDRGRQARRLTVFDNGTLLVPAVGVGEEGEYTCYAENQGGQDTMKVKVKVMMTSPPTFTGNRSHHIIKVHHGATATIRCQAAGIPTPTVTWLSPSRRVIPQSLGTGFYSERVVVVSDGTLEVRLAQKIDTGNYTCRASNSAGETSMVVGLEVEAPTHGLSGHVGGRGWSSSNGPGRDHNSQSRDSISNAGINQFGFTNRDTSKLGSHNSSNNGYSDHNGRIRNTVPNAGANIATSGFNPAIRSDSREGLNRPFSGITTQLGSSVIGVGASVARNIGIKASNSGMNLNGPGIMSNSNSPSAVRKDGVERNPGTNNNELILRQTSNDANTSRDNGRRSGTSRNVGVFGSSVSNYGAGTGTFRGNAFSSSSSSSSSSKTSTGIAASNTGTKNSTNTVVGVVTTVKQKAVKGQTVLLPCPSQGSPPPHLAWLLPGNSVLPAPYYGSRLTVHRNGSLELRGVRGSDGGTLVCVVRGEREQTRIQVELEVFEPQEEARSPQRVRPLQESAGLIEVPYSGISLDSTQSSNSRPVLPETLHPRISVTQKPLNRSQSLPAGPRPIVPPEPAVSTRTAPLVSIVNGETLRLLCPSSHSHGSLLWTMPSGKVLSRGESGESGRYLVQEDGTLTLQQASVFDRGTYTCRSTTKDFSSVSVVTVPVIVIAYPPRITTGPSPSTYTRSGVAVELPCLTIATPRATITWETPDLTQLRVMGQARIYGNHYLSPQGSLVIQHPTNRDTGFYRCTAKNVIGVDTKTTYLHVI; translated from the exons ATGAAATGTCCCAGCAGCCCTCAGTGTCCAATCTGCTCCTCGCCCAATTCCCTTCAAGGTCAGGGCTTGCTTGACCAGAATGACCTACCATGCAGCTTGCCTGTCATCCCCTCCCCAGGAAGAGACACACCTTTGGAGACAGAACTCAGTGAAATCCAATCAAGTATATCCTTTAGAGAGCCTTTAGGCACCGCCTCTCTGAGTCTGTCTGACCAACAGGGGGGCAGTGTTGATCTGGGTTGCAACATTACTTACTCTTCTGAGTTCCAGGACATTGCTCATCCTCCAGatctctccctttcctcctcttcaccTCTCCCCCTTGCTCTGTCACTCTCCCTGGAGTGCCCTGTGGAGACACAGAGCTATGAGAAACTTTGGAGGATCCTAGCTTACTACAGTGAAACTGCAGTTCACCTGGAGAGGGAGATCATGCTGAGTAAAGCCCCGGCATTGGCATACCGCTACAGACAGGCAGCAGAGACAGACGGATACTATCACACTGGAGTCAAAGCTTCTGTTAAAGCCAGACCACAATGGTTGCTACAGCCAGCCATTAGCCTACAGCTAAACAGAGCACAGTCTAACGGACACAGAGTTCAACTTATATACTCAACAAGAGTTTCCGCTCATCCGGACCCTGCTTCTCATTCCTCAACATCCTCCCTTGCCTCCCACCCCTGGGTGCTGATTTCAACTAATCATACCACCACTGCACTGGCAACAatagcaggaagtaaggtgGAGCTATCATGCCCTCTTTTAAGTTCTGGTAACCCCAAAGTACAGTGGATTCTCCCAGATGGATCTAAGCTCATGTCCCCTTCAAGCAGCCTAGATGGCAGGCTCCGGGCATCAGCCTTTGGTTTACTTCTACACAAGGTACAGCTCTCAGATGCAGGGATTTACTACTGCATAGCCAGGGCAGGTAGGGATGTAAATGTTCTCCCACTGTGCCTGGCAGTTGAGGAGTCCTCTGTTCCGCTTTCAGGGGAGCAGGTGGGACCTCCTGTTACCGGAAACATTGGGGAAACTGTCAGTCTTAACTGCAATGCATCAGGTTCACCAGCGCCTCATATAAATTGGTTGTTACCAGATGGAAACATAGTATGGCGGGGATTAGCTGTATCAGGTGGGCTTACAATGCAATCAAATGGGAGTCTCTCTCTGCCTAATCCTTCTCTGAGGGATGCTGGTCATTACCGCTGTATTGCCATCAACCAGTTTGGCAGTGTCTCTCTGTCCATACAGCTGGAGTTAAACTCACAACATCCCCCCCCACTTAGGACTTCATTTCCTAGAGGGCCACAGTCAGCCGCTGGTCGGTCAACCAAGATACGAGCTCCATTGCTATTGGAGGAAGGATCCGGTAacgaagaggaagaagaaggagagatACGTTTTCTTGACAATAGGAAGCGTCCAAGACCTCTCCGACCTCCCTCAAACAGACGTTATCCAATCCAAAAACCTAGAAAACGTGGACCTATGAGAAAAGGGCCCctaagaaaaggaggaggaccTGTTTTATCCACTGACCAGAGAAGAAACCGCTTTGAGTACAGACATAGAGttaccacaaacaaacaaaggataGACCCTCATAAATGGGCTGACCTCCTGGCTAAGATACGACAAAAGACTGTTCACACTAATAACAGTCACAACATTGCAGTCGGGAAGCCCACAGCTGAACAAGTAGGAGGAGTCAAAGGTAGTGACACAGGAGGACACGAGGGAAATGATGATACAAAGACAGGTGGAGCTGAGGGAGCAGGGGTGGAAGCAGAAACTGAAGGGTCATCTGTTGATGACACTGATCTACAAGAGGAAGGCCTGCAGCCCATTCCCGCTGTTcacacagaaatgcaaacacacacagagatgaaaacagaaattgaaacagacacacagataaagacagagacgtccacagaaacacagacagatataGAGAAcgagacagagacacatttaCAGACAGAGAAAGCATATTCGCAGATAGAGAcagtgacaaacccacagacacagaaagagcaAGTCACATCTATGCCAATCTCTGGAACAAATGAAATTGTCCTAGAACCAGGGGAAGGAGATGAGCAAGAAGCAAACACCAACTCATCTAGAACCAGGCCTCCAAACACTTGGCAGGGACTCTTTCCTAATTTAGTTCCAAACTCCCAGCCACAAAGCCCTTGGAACTCTCGCAGAAAGATCGGACAGCGAAGACGAATCATCAACAGGCCCAGGGGACGACCtttgaccccacctccacctctccCTGACCCTATGAGCACAAGATTACAAACTGCAACACCTGACACTAACACACatcaaaaaaatatgttgttggtGTCATCAACGACCACATCTTCAGCTATTTTGTTGATAGAGACTGATCGTATTAGGACTGCTTCGAGTCATGTCACACTAAATCTTCTGTCTCCTGCTGTTTCTAATGCTCATGATATCTCTTCTTCAAAATCTGCCCCGCCCTCATtgacttcctcttcctcctctctcactTCAATATCCCCCTCTTACACAAAGGTACATATAGACATGGGGACTCAGTCAGCCACCATCCAAGAAACTGCAGAGTCCACTATTTTCAACACACCTACACCAGCCCCCACTCACTCGGATACTGCGATCACACAGACAAATGTGCCACACACTGACGCcaggacacatacacataacgtccagacacacaaaaacacacacacagccttagGCAAACACAATGATAAACCTCCAAGCAAACACAGTGAAGAGCTGGAGAGGAAATTGTCGGGTGTACCATATGTGTCCACCTCTCTCTTGCCCATTCCCTCCTCGATTGTTTCCACCACAGTCCCGAGTGTGGCTACAACTACTACTGCTGGAAGCATGAGTATGTATATTTCTAAAGCTAGTGAGGACACACTTCTCACAACAACTGGAAGTACTCCTATGACTACAAGTCCCACCATGACTACTGCAACTCCCAATATTATCCCAACATTTAGCACTACCAGAAGTACTACAACTACTCTTACCTCTACTACTAGAACAACTCCTATTCTTAAAACTACTACTCCCACTATCACCTCTTCAACTAGCTCTTCTCCTACtacttttactactactactagtagtaATACTATCTCATTAAAATCTATTCTGACAACTCCTAACCccactactactgctactgctactactactatgGCTACTAAAACTACTACTCCTACTTGTAGTACTAGAATGGCCATCTTAGCCAAAACATCTACAACTACTACAAGGGCAGCTACAACCAGTGCATCTTCTACTACTACCACAACAATGACATCAACAAGTACCACAGCATCGTCCAGAGAGAGGCCAAGTGTTGTCCAAGTTGATCCCAGAGGGAGGCCTGTTTCTGGGGGTCCAAACCAGAGTCGATCTAAAGACTGGAAGAACCCAGGAACTAATTCTATTCCTGATTCACACAGCAGAAGGCCGCACTGGCCCCCCACCCCTTTGCTCCCTGCTGCCCCTGGG GTACCAGTTGTGAAATCCAGACCGAGGATTGCAGACCCACACATCAGGACAGTGTTGTTCCCAGCAGAGAGCACTGCCAGGCTGGCTTGTGAGGCTCAAGGAGAGCCGAATCCCACCATCACATGGACCAAGGTTGCCACAG GAGCAGTGATGTCAATCCAATCCAGGGCTCAGCGTTTTGAGGTCTTGCAAAATGGCACCCTTGTTATCCAGAATGTTCAGCTGCAGGACAGGGGCACCTACATCTGCAGTGCACACAACTTTCTGGGACGCGACAG ATTGCTAACCACCCTGGATGTGTGGACCCGCCCCCCTCGGATGCAGCTGGCCAGCTACAGAGAAGCTACCATTCATCAGGGTGGAGATGTGCACTTGGAGTGCCTGGCGGATGGCGTTCCAAAGCCTCTGGTCTCTTGGGTTCTGCCTGACCGTTCTGTCCTGACCTCTACTGCGCCCTCAACCAGTCACATTACTATGGACACAAATGGAACCCTTCATATGTCAGTAACGTTACCTAGAGACAGAGGAGTGTATCGCTGTGTGGCCTCCAACTCAGCAGGTGCTGCCAGTGCCTCTGTGCGTGTACATGTGTCCTCGTTGCCCCCGGTGATACAGCAACCCAGAGAGGAACACCTGCTCTTGTCTCCAGGGAGGCCTGTTTATGCTCACTGCTCTGCCCGAGGTGCCCCGCCACCAACTCTACGCTGGCGAATCCCAGATGGGACTCTAGTTCGGCCATCCCAGTTTCTCCATGGCAACCTTTTTGTCTTGCCAAATGGCACACTGCATATTCGAGGAGTTGGACCCAAGGATTTAGGGAATTACGAGTGCACAGCAAGTAATGCTGTTGGAGCCGATAAGAGAACAGTGAGGGTAGAAATTGAAGGGGGAGCACAAGGAGAGCAGCAACAGGGAGGAGCAAGAAATGAAGAAGCAAAAGCCATTACTACTGTAAAAACTCCTTCATCTTCATTTTATAAAGACAGAAGTTTGTCCATCCCCAAACATCCCTCAAATATATTCAACTCCACTAGACTCTCCCCTTCATCACCATTGGATAGAGCCAGGTCCTTGTCGATGTCTCCTAGTTCTTCTCGCTCATCATTTTACCCTCACCAAACCAATTCCTCTTACTCACCTCCTAAAGTCAATAAAACGGTCactgccccccccacacacttgACCagcatcaacaaaacaaaactatccTCTGTTTCCCCACCCTCCACAGTGCCTAAGGATAACACCCAAGTCTTGCCCGGCATTATAAACAACACAGGAGTTACTTCTTCTCCCTCTGACAAAAGCAAAGCCTCAGCTGCTCTGCGTCCCCGGCCTGCCTCTCCCTTCAGTAAAGCCCATATTGTCTCTGTGTCACCCTCCATTACTACTGTCCAATATGGGGGGGGTTTGCAGCTCCACTGCTCTGTAACTGGCTACCCATCACCTATCATCATTTGGAGGACCCCCAACAGGAAACTGGTGGACATGCACTTCAG TTTTGACCGACGTCTGAAGGTGCACCCGAATGGCACCCTGTCAGTTCAGGCAGTAACAGAGAAGGATGCCGGAGACTACCTCTGTATCGCGCGCAACAAGGTCTCAGATGATTATCGCCTCCTGCGTGTGTCTGTAGTTACCAAGCCTGCCAAGATCGAGCCCAAGCAGCCACTCAATCAGATGGTGTCATTTGGCAAACCACTGAAG GTGGACTGCCTGGCATCAGGACTCCCTGACCCAGCTGTCCGTTGGAGCCTACCAGATGGAACCATGGTGAACAGCGTGTTGCAGGGGGAAGACAGAGGAAGGCAAGCACGGAGGTTAACTGTGTTTGACAATGGGACATTACTGGTTCCAGCAGTGGGTgtgggagaagagggagaatACACATGTTATGCTGAGAATCAAGGAGGTCAAGACACTATGAAG GTCAAAGTAAAGGTCATGATGACATCTCCACCAACGTTCACTGGTAACAGAAGCCACCACATCATCAAAGTACATCATGGAGCAACCGCCACAATTCGCTGCCAGGCTGCAGGAATTCCCACCCCGACAGTGACATGGCTTTCCCCGTCACGACGTGTCATTCCACAAAGTTTGGGAACTGGTTTTTATTCTGAGCGGGTTGTGGTGGTTTCAGATGGAACTTTGGAGGTTCGTCTGGCTCAAAAGATCGACACAGGAAACTATACATGCCGAGCAAGCAACTCAGCCGGGGAGACGAGCATGGTGGTGGGCTTGGAGGTGGAGGCTCCCACTCATGGATTGAGTGGACATGTGGGAGGAAGAGGTTGGAGTAGTAGCAACGGGCCTGGAAGGGATCATAACAGTCAATCAAGGGATAGCATTAGTAATGCAGGGATAAACCAGTTTGGATTTACCAATAGAGACACAAGTAAGCTTGGTAGCCATAACAGCAGTAATAATGGCTATAGTGATCATAATGGCCGGATAAGAAACACTGTACCAAACGCTGGAGCTAACATAGCAACCAGCGGCTTTAATCCTGCCATTAGGAGTGATAGTCGAGAGGGATTGAACAGGCCTTTTAGTGGAATTACAACACAACTTGGTAGCAGTGTAATTGGTGTTGGGGCGAGCGTGGCTAGAAATATAGGCATTAAAGCAAGTAATAGTGGAATGAATCTAAATGGACCTGGCATTATGAGTAATAGTAACAGTCCCAGCGCAGTTAGAAAAGATGGTGTAGAAAGGAATCCTGGGACTAACAATAATGAACTCATTCTACGACAGACTAGTAATGATGCTAACACCAGTAGAGACAATGGCAGGAGAAGTGGTACTTCCAGAAATGTTGGAGTTTTTGGCAGCAGTGTGTCTAATTATGGAGCTGGTACTGGCACATTCAGAGGAAATGcatttagtagtagtagtagtagtagcagtagtagtaaaactagtactGGCATAGCTGCTAGTAACACAGGTACTAAAAACTCTACTAACACAGTTGTGGGTGTGGTAACTACAGTGAAGCAGAAGGCGGTGAAAGGCCAAACTGTTCTTTTGCCATGCCCCTCCCAAGgctcccctcccccccatctGGCCTGGCTTCTGCCTGGTAATAGCGTGTTGCCAGCTCCTTACTATGGCAGCCGACTTACTGTACACCGAAACGGCTCCTTGGAGCTGCGAGGAGTGCGAGGCAGTGATGGCGGGACCTTAGTATGTGTGGTAAGAGGTGAGAGAGAACAGACAAGGATACAGGTGGAGCTGGAGGTCTTTGAGCCACAGGAAGAAGCCAGATCTCCACAAAGGGTAAGGCCCTTGCAGGAAAGTGCTGGTTTAATAGAGGTCCCTTATTCAGGAATTTCATTGGATTCAACTCAATCCTCAAACTCAAGGCCAGTGTTGCCTGAGACGCTACATCCAAGAATATCAGTTACTCAAAAGCCCCTTAACAGGTCACAGTCTTTACCTGCTGGACCACGTCCAATTGTTCCTCCAGAGCCAGCAGTGAGCACTAGAACAGCTCCCTTAGTGAGCATCGTTAACGGAGAGACCCTTCGTTTGCTTTG